The Rhodococcus sp. B50 DNA window AGCACCGGCTCGCAGAACGGCTTCTCGTGGACGTGATCGGTCTCGACTGGGAGAACGTGCACGCCGAGGCGTGCCGTTGGGAGCACGTGATGAGCGAGGAGGTCGAACGCCGCCTCGTCGAGGTACTCAACAACCCGACCACCTCGCCCTATGGCAACCCGATCCCGGGGCTCGCGCAGCTGGGTCTCGACCGCACGGCGGTCCTCGACGAGAAGCTGGTGCGGCTGACGGAGATCCCCCACGGCAAGCCGACCGCCGTGGTGGTGCGCCGGCTCGCCGAGTACGTCCAGTCCGACCCGGAGGTCATCGCGCGGCTGCGTGAGGCCGGTGTCGTCCCGGACGCGCGGGTTACAGTCGAGACGCGACCGGGCTCGGTGTCCATCACCGTGGCCGGTCACGACAGCTTCGAGCTTTCCGACGAGATGGCCCACGCCGTGCAGGTGAAGCAGGTCTGACACAGACCCCTTTTCGCATGTCCGGCACGGGCATGCGAAAAGGGGATGTCCAGCGTGAGACTTCTGGTGACCGGCGGCGCCGGCTATGTGGGCAGCGTGTGCACGACCGTGCTGCTCGAACAGGGCCACGACGTCG harbors:
- a CDS encoding metal-dependent transcriptional regulator; translation: MKDLVDTTEMYLRTIYDLEEEGVVPLRARIAERLEQSGPTVSQTVARMERDGLLRVAGDRHLQLTEKGRDLAVSVMRKHRLAERLLVDVIGLDWENVHAEACRWEHVMSEEVERRLVEVLNNPTTSPYGNPIPGLAQLGLDRTAVLDEKLVRLTEIPHGKPTAVVVRRLAEYVQSDPEVIARLREAGVVPDARVTVETRPGSVSITVAGHDSFELSDEMAHAVQVKQV